Proteins co-encoded in one Dasypus novemcinctus isolate mDasNov1 chromosome 6, mDasNov1.1.hap2, whole genome shotgun sequence genomic window:
- the LOC131278798 gene encoding LOW QUALITY PROTEIN: putative zinc finger protein 487 (The sequence of the model RefSeq protein was modified relative to this genomic sequence to represent the inferred CDS: inserted 2 bases in 2 codons) gives MFPRAAENGQISGGTGNPTWDLPYGYCVTKAEVIFKLEQGEEPWLEEESQSQSLPDFFIVDDLVEKSQENQDQHLQEVEFINSKTLSQARSSTLGKTFYLDTNPASSRISGKCDPYGMSLNYISELIISNRNSFVNKPEEFNTHGKLHLCTKHENPHSREEPFAYDGIGKAIXGNEDLFQHHNIQTWKQSSEYNECRKAFHEEAAXHTHKRACSWEKPCEYNKYAKTFSNNLTLLVHHRPCIRESRCEFNDCGRRSVGEKSALINHRRVLVGEKYVECNVSEKSFSRKSLSTHTQRTYKGESTFDSNENWEIFCKKPDFTEHQQTHIGKKAYKTNQYTGAFCKKPNLPTYQETDIVEKFYECSECEITFGHKYSLILSEGNYVSLGFGFNLGIKTLILKYYLRIPVSDMMHFC, from the exons GGTATTGTGTAACCAAAGCAGAAGTGATCTTCAAGTTGGAGCAAGGAGAGGAGCCATGGTTAGAGGAAGAGAGCCAAAGCCAGAGCCTCCCAG ATTTCTTCATAGTTGATGACCTGGTGGAGAAGAGCCAGGAAAACCAAGACCAGCATCTGCAGGAAGTCGAGTTCATCAACAGCAAAACATTGTCTCAGGCAAGGAGTAGTACATTAGGAAAAACATTTTATCTGGACACAAACCCTGCTTCATCAAGAATATCTGGTAAATGTGACCCATATGGAATGAGTTTGAATTATATTTCAGAATTAATTATTAGTAATAGAAACTCTTTTGTAAATAAACCAGAGGAGTTTAATACACATGGGAAATTGCACCTCTGTACCAAGCATGAGAATCCTCATTCCAGAGAGGAACCTTTTGCATATGATGGAATTGGAAAAGCCA GTGGAAACGAGGACCTGTTTCAGCATCACAATATTCAGACTTGGAAGCAGTCTTCTGAATATAATGAATGCAGGAAAGCCTTCCATGAGGAGGCAG CTCATACCCATAAAAGAGCATGCTCATGGGAGAAGCCCTGTGAGtataataaatatgcaaaaacCTTTTCTAATAATTTGACCCTTCTTGTCCACCACAGACCTTGCATAAGGGAGAGTCGCTGTGAATTTAATGACTGTGGGAGGAGGTCTGTTGGGGAAAAGTCAGCTCTAATTAATCACCGTAGAGTTCTGGTGGGGGAGAAATACGTTGAGTGTAACGTGAGTGAGAAGAGTTTCAGCAGAAAGTCACTCTCCACTCACACTCAGAGAACTTATAAAGGAGAGAGTACATTTGACTCTAATGAAAACTGGGAGATATTCTGCAAGAAGCCAGATTTCACTGAGCATCAACAGACACATATAGGAAAGAAAGCCTATAAAACTAATCAGTATACTGGTGCATTTTGCAAGAAGCCAAACCTTCCTACATATCAGGAAACAGATATAGTAGAAAAATTTTATGAATGTAGTGAATGTGAGATAACCTTTGGCCATAAATATTCTCTTATCTTATCTGAAGGAAACTATGTTAGTTTGGGATTTGGGTTTAATTTGGGAATTAAAACTTTGATCTTAAAGTATTATCTTAGAATACCTGTTTCAGATATGATGCATTTTTGTTGa